A single window of Aphidius gifuensis isolate YNYX2018 linkage group LG1, ASM1490517v1, whole genome shotgun sequence DNA harbors:
- the LOC122848107 gene encoding hyaluronidase-like isoform X2, with protein sequence MNIIVIILVIIPLMEASFLGIAQTIFGGNENYISSHTSQDYKVYWNIPTFMCHQYGINFDDVKNFGIEQNENDNFRGEKIAILYDPGMFPALLKHPNASLTIRNGGVPQEVIDFESWRPIFRQNWASLAAYRDFSIHIENKKHPHWDKWSIEHEAVQRFETAGRVFMEETLKLAKTLRPYASWSYYAYPYCFNLSPQQSSYHCHSNIREENDKLFWLWKLEDIMLPSVYLRNSLSSNEKIGLITGRLEEAKRLVDAYKPQSKILPYFWYKYQDQKDIFLSKIDIVNGFKEMIKRGADGHILWGSSNDFSTKEKCKKFKYYLNDILGPAVNEARHLLKLTRNSVSSK encoded by the exons atgaatattattgttattattctgGTCATTATTCCATTGATGGAAGCTTCATTTTTAgg AATTGCTCAAACAATATTTGGtggaaatgaaaattatatatcatcTCATACATCACAAGATTACAAAGTGTATTGGAATATACCAACATTTATGTGTCATCAGTATGGGATCAACTTTGATGATGTCAAGAATTTCGGTATagaacaaaatgaaaatgataattttcgaGGAGAAAAGATTGCAATACTTTACGATCCTGGAATGTTTCCAGCTTTACTAAAACATCCAAATG ctTCATTAACAATCAGAAATGGTGGTGTTCCACAAGAAG TTATTGATTTCGAAAGTTGGCGACCAATATTTCGTCAAAATTGGGCATCACTTGCTGCTTATCgtgatttttctattcatattgaaaataaaaaacatccaCATTGGGACAAGTGGTCAATTGAACACGAGGCAGTTCAAAGATTTGAAACAGCTGGTCGAGTTTTTATGGAAGAAACTTTAAAGTTGGCCAAGACATTGCGACCCTATGCATCATGGAGTTATTATGCATACCCGTATTGTTTCAATTTATCACCTCAACAATCAAGCTATCATTGTCATTCAAATATTCGAGAAGAAAATGACAA gcTCTTTTGGCTCTGGAAATTGGAGGACATAATGTTACCATCTGTTTATCTGAGAAATTCTTTATCAAGCAATGAAAAAATCGGTCTTATTACTGGAAGACTTGAAGAAGCTAAACGACTTGTTGATGCATACAAACctcaatcaaaaatattacctTATTTTTGGTACAAATATCAAGatcaaaaagatatttttcttAGTAAA attGATATTGTAAATGGATTCAAAGAAATGATCAAACGTGGTGCTGATGGGCACATACTGTGGGGAAGTTCAAATGACTTTAGTACAAAAGAaaagtgtaaaaaatttaaatattatttgaatgacATTTTGGGACCAGCTGTTAATGAAGCACGACATTTATTAAAACTCACTAGGAACTCCGTTTcttcgaaataa
- the LOC122848107 gene encoding hyaluronidase-like isoform X1: MNIIVIILVIIPLMEASFLGIAQTIFGGNENYISSHTSQDYKVYWNIPTFMCHQYGINFDDVKNFGIEQNENDNFRGEKIAILYDPGMFPALLKHPNASLTIRNGGVPQEGNIKQHLRLFKKHLEEQIIDKSFSGIGVIDFESWRPIFRQNWASLAAYRDFSIHIENKKHPHWDKWSIEHEAVQRFETAGRVFMEETLKLAKTLRPYASWSYYAYPYCFNLSPQQSSYHCHSNIREENDKLFWLWKLEDIMLPSVYLRNSLSSNEKIGLITGRLEEAKRLVDAYKPQSKILPYFWYKYQDQKDIFLSKIDIVNGFKEMIKRGADGHILWGSSNDFSTKEKCKKFKYYLNDILGPAVNEARHLLKLTRNSVSSK; the protein is encoded by the exons atgaatattattgttattattctgGTCATTATTCCATTGATGGAAGCTTCATTTTTAgg AATTGCTCAAACAATATTTGGtggaaatgaaaattatatatcatcTCATACATCACAAGATTACAAAGTGTATTGGAATATACCAACATTTATGTGTCATCAGTATGGGATCAACTTTGATGATGTCAAGAATTTCGGTATagaacaaaatgaaaatgataattttcgaGGAGAAAAGATTGCAATACTTTACGATCCTGGAATGTTTCCAGCTTTACTAAAACATCCAAATG ctTCATTAACAATCAGAAATGGTGGTGTTCCACAAGAAGGTAATATTAAACAACACTTAAGACTTTTCAAGAAACATCTTGAAGaacaaattattgataaatcattttctGGTATTGGAGTTATTGATTTCGAAAGTTGGCGACCAATATTTCGTCAAAATTGGGCATCACTTGCTGCTTATCgtgatttttctattcatattgaaaataaaaaacatccaCATTGGGACAAGTGGTCAATTGAACACGAGGCAGTTCAAAGATTTGAAACAGCTGGTCGAGTTTTTATGGAAGAAACTTTAAAGTTGGCCAAGACATTGCGACCCTATGCATCATGGAGTTATTATGCATACCCGTATTGTTTCAATTTATCACCTCAACAATCAAGCTATCATTGTCATTCAAATATTCGAGAAGAAAATGACAA gcTCTTTTGGCTCTGGAAATTGGAGGACATAATGTTACCATCTGTTTATCTGAGAAATTCTTTATCAAGCAATGAAAAAATCGGTCTTATTACTGGAAGACTTGAAGAAGCTAAACGACTTGTTGATGCATACAAACctcaatcaaaaatattacctTATTTTTGGTACAAATATCAAGatcaaaaagatatttttcttAGTAAA attGATATTGTAAATGGATTCAAAGAAATGATCAAACGTGGTGCTGATGGGCACATACTGTGGGGAAGTTCAAATGACTTTAGTACAAAAGAaaagtgtaaaaaatttaaatattatttgaatgacATTTTGGGACCAGCTGTTAATGAAGCACGACATTTATTAAAACTCACTAGGAACTCCGTTTcttcgaaataa
- the LOC122848107 gene encoding hyaluronidase-like isoform X4, with product MNIIVIILVIIPLMEASFLGIAQTIFGGNENYISSHTSQDYKVYWNIPTFMCHQYGINFDDVKNFGIEQNENDNFRGEKIAILYDPGMFPALLKHPNASLTIRNGGVPQEGNIKQHLRLFKKHLEEQIIDKSFSGIGVIDFESWRPIFRQNWASLAAYRDFSIHIENKKHPHWDKWSIEHEAVQRFETAGRVFMEETLKLAKTLRPYASWSYYAYPYCFNLSPQQSSYHCHSNIREENDKLFWLWKLEDIMLPSVYLRNSLSSNEKIGLITGRLEEAKRLVDAYKPQSKILPYF from the exons atgaatattattgttattattctgGTCATTATTCCATTGATGGAAGCTTCATTTTTAgg AATTGCTCAAACAATATTTGGtggaaatgaaaattatatatcatcTCATACATCACAAGATTACAAAGTGTATTGGAATATACCAACATTTATGTGTCATCAGTATGGGATCAACTTTGATGATGTCAAGAATTTCGGTATagaacaaaatgaaaatgataattttcgaGGAGAAAAGATTGCAATACTTTACGATCCTGGAATGTTTCCAGCTTTACTAAAACATCCAAATG ctTCATTAACAATCAGAAATGGTGGTGTTCCACAAGAAGGTAATATTAAACAACACTTAAGACTTTTCAAGAAACATCTTGAAGaacaaattattgataaatcattttctGGTATTGGAGTTATTGATTTCGAAAGTTGGCGACCAATATTTCGTCAAAATTGGGCATCACTTGCTGCTTATCgtgatttttctattcatattgaaaataaaaaacatccaCATTGGGACAAGTGGTCAATTGAACACGAGGCAGTTCAAAGATTTGAAACAGCTGGTCGAGTTTTTATGGAAGAAACTTTAAAGTTGGCCAAGACATTGCGACCCTATGCATCATGGAGTTATTATGCATACCCGTATTGTTTCAATTTATCACCTCAACAATCAAGCTATCATTGTCATTCAAATATTCGAGAAGAAAATGACAA gcTCTTTTGGCTCTGGAAATTGGAGGACATAATGTTACCATCTGTTTATCTGAGAAATTCTTTATCAAGCAATGAAAAAATCGGTCTTATTACTGGAAGACTTGAAGAAGCTAAACGACTTGTTGATGCATACAAACctcaatcaaaaatattacctTATTTTTG a
- the LOC122848107 gene encoding hyaluronidase-like isoform X3 — protein sequence MCHQYGINFDDVKNFGIEQNENDNFRGEKIAILYDPGMFPALLKHPNASLTIRNGGVPQEGNIKQHLRLFKKHLEEQIIDKSFSGIGVIDFESWRPIFRQNWASLAAYRDFSIHIENKKHPHWDKWSIEHEAVQRFETAGRVFMEETLKLAKTLRPYASWSYYAYPYCFNLSPQQSSYHCHSNIREENDKLFWLWKLEDIMLPSVYLRNSLSSNEKIGLITGRLEEAKRLVDAYKPQSKILPYFWYKYQDQKDIFLSKIDIVNGFKEMIKRGADGHILWGSSNDFSTKEKCKKFKYYLNDILGPAVNEARHLLKLTRNSVSSK from the exons ATGTGTCATCAGTATGGGATCAACTTTGATGATGTCAAGAATTTCGGTATagaacaaaatgaaaatgataattttcgaGGAGAAAAGATTGCAATACTTTACGATCCTGGAATGTTTCCAGCTTTACTAAAACATCCAAATG ctTCATTAACAATCAGAAATGGTGGTGTTCCACAAGAAGGTAATATTAAACAACACTTAAGACTTTTCAAGAAACATCTTGAAGaacaaattattgataaatcattttctGGTATTGGAGTTATTGATTTCGAAAGTTGGCGACCAATATTTCGTCAAAATTGGGCATCACTTGCTGCTTATCgtgatttttctattcatattgaaaataaaaaacatccaCATTGGGACAAGTGGTCAATTGAACACGAGGCAGTTCAAAGATTTGAAACAGCTGGTCGAGTTTTTATGGAAGAAACTTTAAAGTTGGCCAAGACATTGCGACCCTATGCATCATGGAGTTATTATGCATACCCGTATTGTTTCAATTTATCACCTCAACAATCAAGCTATCATTGTCATTCAAATATTCGAGAAGAAAATGACAA gcTCTTTTGGCTCTGGAAATTGGAGGACATAATGTTACCATCTGTTTATCTGAGAAATTCTTTATCAAGCAATGAAAAAATCGGTCTTATTACTGGAAGACTTGAAGAAGCTAAACGACTTGTTGATGCATACAAACctcaatcaaaaatattacctTATTTTTGGTACAAATATCAAGatcaaaaagatatttttcttAGTAAA attGATATTGTAAATGGATTCAAAGAAATGATCAAACGTGGTGCTGATGGGCACATACTGTGGGGAAGTTCAAATGACTTTAGTACAAAAGAaaagtgtaaaaaatttaaatattatttgaatgacATTTTGGGACCAGCTGTTAATGAAGCACGACATTTATTAAAACTCACTAGGAACTCCGTTTcttcgaaataa